A DNA window from Aerosakkonema funiforme FACHB-1375 contains the following coding sequences:
- a CDS encoding TIGR04283 family arsenosugar biosynthesis glycosyltransferase: MQTHKISIIIPVLNEAQNITKSVLLAQNATNVEVIVVDGGSQDETVAIAKSLGVKVLSSPPGRAFQMNAGAAVASGNILLFLHADTILPEGFDSIIRQTLEPKKQIQNPIAGAFELKIDAQIRGIRLVEKMVNWRSHIFSLPYGDQAIFIKADVFRDIGGFPELPIMEDFVFIRNVNKVGKIAIAPVPVITSGRRWQKLGVLKTTSINQIIIIAYFLGISPQKLARFYRRK; this comes from the coding sequence ATGCAAACGCACAAAATTTCAATTATTATTCCTGTATTAAATGAAGCACAAAATATTACTAAATCTGTGTTATTAGCTCAAAACGCTACAAATGTGGAAGTGATTGTTGTTGATGGTGGCAGTCAAGATGAAACTGTTGCTATCGCTAAATCATTGGGTGTGAAAGTTTTATCTTCTCCTCCCGGACGCGCTTTTCAAATGAACGCAGGCGCAGCAGTTGCTAGCGGAAATATCTTGCTCTTTTTACACGCCGATACCATTTTACCTGAAGGTTTCGACAGCATCATTCGTCAAACTTTAGAACCAAAAAAACAAATCCAAAATCCCATTGCTGGTGCGTTTGAATTAAAAATTGATGCTCAAATACGAGGAATTCGGTTAGTCGAAAAGATGGTAAATTGGCGATCGCACATTTTTTCCCTACCCTATGGCGACCAAGCTATCTTTATCAAAGCCGATGTATTTCGCGATATTGGCGGTTTTCCAGAACTGCCAATCATGGAAGATTTTGTTTTTATCCGCAATGTAAATAAAGTCGGAAAAATTGCGATCGCACCAGTTCCAGTCATCACATCAGGTCGTCGCTGGCAGAAACTGGGAGTGTTGAAAACTACCTCGATCAACCAAATCATCATTATCGCTTATTTTCTCGGCATTTCCCCACAAAAACTCGCTCGTTTTTATCGTCGAAAATAA